In Nostoc sp. GT001, a genomic segment contains:
- the acnB gene encoding bifunctional aconitate hydratase 2/2-methylisocitrate dehydratase has product MLEQYRKHVAERAALGIPPLPLDAKQTSELCELLKNPPKGQEEILLHLLSDRVSPGVDPAAYVKAGFLTAIAKEEITSPLIAPIEAVQLLGTMIGGYNVQSLIDLLQLPTVSLSDSSETPLVMGGQGKEPISAYAANALSKILLVYDAYHDVLELSKTNPFAKLVIDSWAEAEWFTMRPTVPEAITVTVFKVPGETNTDDLSPAQSATTRPDIPLHALVMLESRQPGSLQTIAELKKKGHPVAYVGDVVGTGSSRKSAINSVLWHMGNDIPFVPNKRAGGYVLGGAIAPIFFNTAEDAGALPIQCDVTKLETGMVITIHPYKGEITNETGEVISTFTLKPDTILDEVRAGGRIPLLIGRTLTDKTRLALGLEPSTVFTRPQQAFDTGKGYSLAQKMVGKACGLPGVRPGTSCEPIITTVGSQDTTGPMTRDELKELACLGFSADLVIQSFCHTAAYPKPVDIKTHHELPDFFASRGGVALRPGDGIIHSWLNRMLLPDTVGTGGDSHTRFPLGISFPAGSGLVAFAAALGVMPLDMPESVLVRFKGELQPGITLRDVVNAIPYVAIQKGLLTAEKQNKKNIFSGRILEIEGLPDLKVEQAFELTDASAERSCAGCTIKLSVETISEYLRSNVALLKNMIARGYHDPRTMLRRVAKMEEWLANPVLLEGDADAEYAEIIEIDLNEIKEPIVAAPNDPDNVKLLSEVANDPVQEVFVGSCMTNIGHYRATAKVLEGAGEVQTRLWIAPPTRMDEHQLKEEGVYSVFGAAGARTEMPGCSLCMGNQARVADGTTVFSTSTRNFNNRMGKDARVYLGSAELAAVCALLGRLPTVQEYLDIVASRIHPFADDLYRYLNFDQIAGFEDEGRVISKEEQALLV; this is encoded by the coding sequence ATGCTAGAACAATATCGTAAACACGTTGCCGAAAGAGCAGCACTCGGTATTCCTCCTTTACCATTGGATGCGAAGCAAACATCAGAATTATGTGAATTACTGAAAAATCCGCCCAAGGGTCAAGAGGAGATATTATTACATTTATTGAGCGATCGCGTTTCTCCTGGTGTTGATCCAGCAGCTTATGTCAAAGCTGGATTTCTCACCGCCATTGCTAAGGAAGAAATCACCAGTCCGTTGATTGCGCCCATCGAAGCAGTGCAATTGCTGGGCACAATGATCGGTGGTTACAATGTGCAATCTCTAATCGATTTACTGCAATTGCCCACTGTATCCCTCTCCGACTCATCCGAAACACCTCTCGTCATGGGCGGACAAGGAAAAGAACCCATTTCCGCCTACGCCGCCAACGCCTTAAGCAAAATCCTCTTGGTGTATGACGCTTACCACGATGTTTTAGAGTTATCTAAAACCAATCCTTTCGCGAAGTTGGTGATTGACTCTTGGGCGGAAGCTGAATGGTTTACCATGCGCCCCACAGTTCCAGAAGCGATTACTGTCACCGTTTTTAAAGTTCCTGGCGAAACCAATACCGACGATTTATCACCCGCCCAAAGCGCTACAACTCGCCCGGATATTCCCTTACACGCCTTAGTGATGTTAGAGTCACGGCAACCGGGAAGTTTACAAACTATTGCCGAGTTGAAAAAGAAAGGACATCCTGTAGCTTACGTGGGAGATGTAGTTGGTACTGGTTCCTCGCGTAAATCTGCCATCAACTCAGTGTTGTGGCACATGGGAAATGATATACCCTTTGTGCCAAACAAACGCGCTGGGGGTTATGTTTTAGGTGGTGCGATCGCGCCAATCTTCTTCAACACAGCAGAAGATGCTGGTGCTTTGCCTATTCAGTGCGATGTCACCAAACTCGAAACCGGCATGGTAATTACCATTCATCCCTACAAAGGCGAAATCACCAACGAAACAGGCGAAGTAATTTCCACCTTTACCCTCAAACCTGATACCATTCTCGATGAAGTTCGCGCAGGTGGACGCATCCCCCTACTTATCGGCCGTACCCTCACCGACAAAACTCGTCTTGCACTCGGTTTAGAACCAAGCACAGTTTTCACGCGTCCCCAGCAAGCCTTTGATACAGGCAAAGGCTACAGCCTAGCACAAAAAATGGTCGGTAAAGCTTGCGGATTACCTGGTGTACGTCCCGGTACATCTTGCGAACCCATCATTACTACCGTTGGTTCTCAAGATACCACAGGCCCCATGACCCGCGACGAATTAAAAGAACTCGCTTGTCTTGGCTTCAGTGCAGACTTAGTTATCCAAAGTTTCTGCCACACAGCAGCTTATCCCAAACCAGTAGACATCAAAACCCATCACGAACTCCCCGATTTCTTTGCTTCTCGTGGCGGTGTCGCCCTCCGTCCCGGTGATGGTATCATCCACTCTTGGTTAAACAGGATGCTGCTACCCGACACCGTAGGAACTGGCGGCGACTCTCACACCCGCTTCCCCTTGGGTATTTCCTTCCCCGCCGGTTCTGGATTAGTGGCCTTTGCAGCCGCCTTGGGTGTTATGCCTTTAGATATGCCAGAGTCAGTTTTGGTAAGATTTAAAGGTGAATTGCAACCAGGTATCACCCTGCGCGATGTCGTGAATGCTATTCCCTACGTAGCAATTCAAAAAGGTTTGCTGACAGCAGAAAAACAGAACAAGAAAAATATCTTTTCTGGGCGAATTTTGGAAATAGAAGGTTTGCCAGATTTAAAAGTTGAACAAGCCTTTGAACTCACCGATGCTAGCGCCGAACGTTCTTGTGCCGGATGCACAATTAAACTGAGTGTAGAGACAATTTCGGAATATCTGCGTTCTAACGTAGCGTTGCTAAAAAATATGATCGCACGGGGCTATCACGATCCGCGTACCATGCTGCGCCGTGTGGCAAAGATGGAAGAATGGTTAGCAAATCCCGTGTTATTAGAAGGCGATGCTGATGCGGAGTATGCCGAAATAATTGAAATTGATTTGAACGAAATCAAAGAACCAATTGTTGCTGCTCCCAATGACCCCGATAATGTTAAGTTATTATCGGAAGTTGCGAACGATCCAGTGCAAGAAGTATTCGTCGGTTCTTGTATGACAAATATCGGTCATTATCGGGCAACAGCGAAAGTTTTGGAAGGCGCAGGTGAAGTTCAAACTCGTCTGTGGATAGCACCACCAACGCGCATGGATGAACACCAATTAAAAGAAGAAGGTGTGTACAGCGTTTTTGGGGCTGCGGGTGCTAGAACAGAAATGCCAGGATGCAGTTTGTGCATGGGTAATCAGGCGCGAGTTGCTGATGGCACAACAGTGTTTTCTACCTCTACCCGCAACTTCAATAATCGCATGGGTAAAGATGCGCGAGTGTATCTTGGTTCAGCAGAATTAGCCGCAGTTTGTGCGCTACTAGGACGGCTGCCGACAGTGCAGGAATATTTGGATATTGTGGCGAGTAGAATTCATCCTTTTGCAGATGATTTGTATCGGTATTTGAACTTTGATCAAATTGCCGGTTTTGAGGATGAAGGGCGAGTGATTTCTAAAGAAGAGCAGGCGTTGTTAGTATAG
- a CDS encoding DUF29 domain-containing protein — protein MNNPSFINKKNLYEQDFYLWTQTVAHQLKENNFNEIDIVNLIEEIESMGKSEKRELKNRLIVLLMHLLKWQYQPEKRSESWRSTISEQRICIETLLEDSPSLQPLLAEVFENCYQKARLKASDETKIKLNFFPQESPFTLEETLKNSY, from the coding sequence ATGAATAATCCATCTTTTATCAACAAAAAAAATCTATATGAACAAGACTTTTACTTGTGGACACAAACAGTTGCACACCAGTTAAAAGAAAATAATTTTAATGAAATAGATATAGTTAATCTAATTGAAGAAATTGAAAGCATGGGGAAAAGTGAAAAACGCGAGTTAAAAAATAGATTAATTGTGCTATTAATGCACTTGCTTAAATGGCAATATCAACCAGAAAAACGTAGTGAAAGTTGGCGCAGTACCATTTCTGAACAGCGTATCTGTATTGAAACATTATTAGAAGATAGTCCGAGTTTGCAACCTCTACTTGCAGAAGTATTTGAAAACTGTTATCAAAAGGCTCGTCTCAAAGCATCTGATGAAACAAAGATTAAATTAAATTTCTTTCCTCAAGAATCTCCGTTTACATTAGAAGAAACTTTAAAAAATAGTTATTAG
- a CDS encoding IS4 family transposase, which yields MIINSFPKIVKDILKGLPKNDYPVLNSRLFFECWLSYAMDNSLTSMRDLFKRLNNTGFEVDISTFSKANLHRSQKPFQEIYQKLNELVQKKIHKKLHNISAICPIDSTIITLTSKLLWVLGHHQVKLFSSLNLATSSPEDNFINFGHDHDYKFGSKMMSSLPANAVGVMDRGFAGLKFIQELVQENKYFVLRIKNNWKLEFEDATGLVKVGASDDAQAYRVINFCDLETKTEFRLVTNLPESGDAAVNDDEIRDIYRLRWGVELLWKFLKMHLKLDKLITKNVNGITIQIYISLTAYLILQLLSIPAQWGHTLLDKFRYLQSCMCQKISYVHWFEEMMLC from the coding sequence GTGATTATAAATTCATTTCCCAAGATTGTCAAAGATATCTTGAAAGGACTGCCAAAAAACGATTATCCAGTATTGAACAGTCGTCTGTTTTTTGAGTGCTGGCTCTCTTATGCTATGGATAACAGCTTAACAAGTATGCGAGATTTGTTTAAGAGATTAAACAACACGGGATTTGAGGTAGATATTTCTACTTTTTCTAAAGCAAACTTACATCGAAGCCAAAAACCTTTTCAAGAAATTTATCAAAAATTGAATGAGTTAGTACAGAAGAAAATTCATAAAAAATTACACAACATTTCTGCTATTTGTCCTATTGATTCAACAATTATTACCCTGACAAGTAAATTGTTATGGGTTTTGGGTCATCATCAAGTCAAACTTTTTAGTTCTTTGAATTTAGCTACTAGCAGCCCAGAAGATAATTTCATCAATTTTGGACATGATCATGATTATAAATTCGGTTCAAAGATGATGTCTAGTCTACCAGCTAATGCTGTAGGGGTAATGGATAGAGGCTTTGCAGGATTAAAATTTATTCAAGAATTGGTACAAGAAAACAAATATTTTGTTTTGCGGATTAAAAACAATTGGAAACTAGAATTTGAGGATGCAACTGGATTAGTCAAAGTAGGTGCATCTGATGATGCTCAAGCCTATAGAGTCATTAATTTTTGTGATTTAGAAACGAAAACTGAATTTCGCTTAGTAACTAATTTACCAGAGTCGGGAGATGCCGCTGTTAATGATGATGAAATTAGGGATATTTATCGATTACGTTGGGGAGTTGAACTATTGTGGAAGTTTTTAAAAATGCACTTAAAACTTGACAAATTAATTACCAAAAACGTCAACGGTATCACCATACAAATTTACATTAGTTTGACAGCTTATCTGATTTTACAGCTTTTATCTATTCCCGCACAATGGGGACATACACTATTAGATAAATTCCGCTATTTACAATCTTGTATGTGTCAGAAAATCAGTTATGTCCATTGGTTTGAGGAGATGATGTTATGTTGA
- a CDS encoding endonuclease domain-containing protein codes for MKADLVKVQRAKELRQQMTPEEKILWQHLRANRLNGFHFRRQQIINGFIADFYCHATALVIEIDGKIHEQQAKYDAERDKVLSARGLRLLRIKNEEVRHELDKVLMRISTACSQQT; via the coding sequence TTGAAAGCAGACTTAGTTAAAGTGCAACGTGCCAAAGAGCTTCGTCAGCAAATGACACCAGAAGAAAAAATTCTTTGGCAACATCTTCGTGCTAATCGCTTGAATGGTTTTCACTTTCGCCGTCAGCAGATTATCAATGGCTTTATTGCAGATTTCTACTGTCACGCAACTGCATTAGTGATAGAAATAGATGGCAAAATTCATGAACAACAAGCCAAATATGATGCAGAACGGGACAAAGTTTTGTCAGCTAGGGGACTGCGTTTGTTGCGAATTAAAAATGAAGAAGTGAGACACGAACTTGATAAAGTTTTGATGCGTATTTCCACAGCTTGTTCTCAACAGACCTAA
- a CDS encoding transposase family protein, whose protein sequence is MNLIEAIQGVPDYRHARGIRHRLWIILTIVLLGSCTGYWGYKPLAEFTKNHRLSLIKLLDLSPDIQFPSASTFRNIMMSIDFQILAELFNVWAEKSLPINFKELFAIDGKCIKSTVTGGNQSYQNFVSIVSVFSL, encoded by the coding sequence ATGAATTTAATCGAAGCAATCCAAGGGGTTCCCGATTATCGACATGCTAGAGGTATTAGACATAGACTTTGGATAATACTAACTATAGTTTTGTTAGGTAGTTGTACAGGATATTGGGGGTATAAACCTTTAGCTGAGTTCACAAAAAATCATCGATTATCTCTAATCAAATTATTAGATTTATCTCCAGATATTCAATTTCCGTCAGCATCAACATTCAGAAATATTATGATGTCAATTGATTTTCAGATATTAGCTGAACTGTTTAACGTCTGGGCAGAAAAGAGTTTGCCAATTAATTTCAAAGAATTATTTGCCATCGATGGGAAATGTATTAAAAGTACTGTAACCGGGGGAAATCAATCCTATCAAAACTTTGTGAGTATCGTTTCAGTTTTCAGTTTATAG
- a CDS encoding type II toxin-antitoxin system HicB family antitoxin, giving the protein MDFYTTVLRKSAGYWFALCLENGLVRQGINQAAAIKQLKEAIASFLEVYKIEPNMYHPALTIKELHEFLSVDDTELG; this is encoded by the coding sequence ATGGACTTCTACACAACAGTTTTGCGAAAGAGTGCTGGTTATTGGTTTGCTTTATGTTTAGAAAATGGACTGGTAAGACAAGGGATAAATCAAGCAGCAGCAATCAAGCAACTTAAAGAAGCGATCGCATCTTTTTTGGAAGTCTATAAAATCGAACCTAATATGTACCATCCTGCACTCACTATAAAAGAATTACATGAGTTTTTGTCAGTGGATGACACTGAATTAGGATGA
- a CDS encoding NAD(P)-binding domain-containing protein, translating to MKIGIIGSGNMGRSLGILWAEQGHEVFFGSRDAEKGKATAEFAGRGTQGGTNDQAAAFADVILWTVRNIMPKQLLSHPEVLDSKIIIDCNNQDIPEGFAYPPIVESLAEKLAKDIPQALVVKAFNTMAQEVFELAPEPLKDYGVSVFVAGDDEQARKTVMGLAQEIGFLAVDSGVLRNARLVEGLGDFIRLIMIGQKQGVYATISVNVLPTASEQRLGGRQASSLK from the coding sequence ATGAAGATTGGAATTATTGGCAGTGGAAACATGGGACGCTCTCTAGGTATACTCTGGGCAGAGCAGGGGCATGAAGTATTTTTTGGCTCTCGTGATGCCGAAAAAGGAAAAGCAACAGCAGAGTTCGCAGGACGCGGAACGCAAGGTGGAACAAATGATCAGGCGGCGGCGTTTGCTGATGTAATTTTGTGGACAGTACGCAACATTATGCCAAAACAGTTGCTTTCTCATCCTGAAGTTCTCGACAGTAAAATTATTATTGATTGTAATAATCAGGATATTCCTGAAGGATTTGCTTATCCACCAATAGTAGAATCCCTAGCCGAAAAGCTTGCTAAAGATATACCTCAAGCGCTGGTGGTAAAAGCTTTTAATACGATGGCGCAGGAAGTCTTTGAATTAGCACCTGAACCACTAAAAGATTATGGAGTTTCTGTTTTTGTTGCAGGAGATGATGAACAAGCCAGAAAAACAGTGATGGGACTTGCCCAAGAAATCGGATTTTTAGCAGTAGATTCTGGTGTTTTACGTAACGCTCGATTGGTAGAAGGCTTAGGAGATTTTATTCGCCTGATCATGATTGGTCAAAAACAAGGTGTTTATGCAACAATCTCTGTCAATGTCTTACCTACAGCGTCAGAACAACGCTTAGGTGGACGGCAAGCTTCGAGTTTGAAGTAA
- a CDS encoding DUF4360 domain-containing protein — MIGTKVLAQESPSITFGDAIGSGGCIVDDQLPGEDGRSLSIVLDNFSAFNGQRQRCILRVQTFIPSGFIIQDVQVLYQGTTDIDRGSRGTSLSRTYSFSGGALGQAVAPPKTTKFTSSKAFAEQDEITVLAATGLCSGGGQGLLGINMIAQSSRGSSIFVDTADLNAGDVRLYFDLRRC; from the coding sequence GTGATTGGGACCAAGGTTTTGGCTCAAGAGTCGCCTAGTATTACTTTTGGAGATGCAATCGGGTCTGGTGGATGTATTGTTGACGATCAGCTTCCTGGAGAGGATGGTAGAAGCTTATCGATCGTCTTGGATAACTTTAGTGCATTCAATGGTCAGCGTCAAAGGTGTATTTTACGCGTTCAAACTTTTATTCCAAGTGGTTTCATCATCCAAGATGTACAAGTACTGTACCAAGGAACTACTGATATTGATAGAGGGAGTAGAGGTACCAGCTTAAGCAGAACTTATAGCTTTAGTGGTGGTGCTCTTGGTCAAGCCGTAGCTCCCCCTAAAACTACCAAGTTTACATCTAGTAAGGCATTTGCGGAGCAAGATGAGATTACTGTTCTAGCTGCTACAGGTTTATGTAGTGGTGGTGGGCAAGGACTATTAGGTATTAATATGATTGCACAATCCTCACGAGGAAGTTCTATTTTCGTTGATACAGCAGATCTCAATGCTGGGGATGTAAGGCTTTATTTTGACCTAAGACGTTGCTAG
- a CDS encoding type 1 glutamine amidotransferase has protein sequence MNSQNLELTIGWLYPTLMSTYGDRGNVITIERRAQWRGYDVKVLPLDQNSTAADIKTVDVIVGGGAQDRQQEIVMRDLQGAKADAMRDKIENGTPGVFTCGSPQLLGHYYEPGLGQRIDGLGILDLVSVHPGENTKRCIGNLVIEVTASRLARDLKEMTGSTPYLVGFENHGGRTKLGKVEALGRVVYGLGNNGEDGTEGAFYQNAIATYSHGPLLPKNPFVADWLIQTALRLKYQQQIKLEPFDDSLAAQAREAMFKRLKVSLPSVAAAKV, from the coding sequence ATGAATTCTCAAAATTTAGAATTAACAATTGGTTGGTTGTACCCGACGCTGATGAGTACTTATGGCGATCGCGGTAATGTAATTACTATAGAACGTCGCGCTCAGTGGCGAGGATACGATGTTAAAGTGTTACCCCTAGATCAAAATTCCACAGCCGCAGATATTAAAACTGTAGATGTAATCGTGGGTGGTGGCGCACAAGATCGTCAGCAAGAAATTGTCATGCGTGATTTGCAAGGTGCAAAAGCTGATGCAATGCGTGACAAAATCGAAAATGGAACACCGGGAGTATTTACTTGTGGTTCACCCCAATTACTGGGACATTATTATGAACCAGGCTTGGGACAACGAATTGATGGTTTGGGAATACTCGATTTAGTTTCTGTGCATCCTGGTGAAAATACTAAGCGCTGTATTGGCAACTTGGTAATTGAAGTGACAGCTTCACGCCTAGCGCGAGATTTAAAAGAGATGACGGGTAGCACACCATATTTGGTAGGCTTTGAAAATCACGGCGGACGCACCAAACTGGGAAAAGTGGAAGCTTTGGGACGTGTGGTATACGGCTTGGGAAATAATGGTGAAGATGGGACAGAAGGAGCATTTTATCAGAATGCGATCGCTACTTATTCTCACGGTCCTTTATTACCAAAAAATCCTTTCGTCGCCGATTGGTTAATTCAAACAGCACTACGGCTAAAGTATCAGCAGCAAATTAAGTTGGAACCTTTTGACGATAGCCTCGCTGCACAAGCACGAGAAGCGATGTTTAAGCGGTTGAAAGTAAGTTTGCCAAGTGTTGCTGCGGCTAAGGTTTAA
- a CDS encoding Mur ligase family protein, which translates to MGNKIQFIDRLRLGFAVSVAKSVTFIVRCLRRAAPTLRLGAGSVLPGAIARRIEPRLLQLLSQQVKNGVILIAGTNGKTTTALLLCTILERKGFRVTHNSTGANLENGLMTALLESTNLLGTLNSDYAILEVDENIVPKVLAPLQPRIILCLNLFRDQLDRYGEVDTISKRWTKVISTLPVETVVIPNADDPTLSNLGQQLPQRVLFFGLNEPEHYLEAIPHAVDSIYCPKCGHSLDYKGVYLSHLGDFTCPKCGFTKSKPTLESSEWSQILVGLYNKYNTLAATTAAIELGVDEVTIRDTINTFQAAFGRAEDLVINGKRVRILLSKNPVGTNETIRVVTQSTDKTTLLVLNDRTPDGTDVSWIWDVDTEKLVERGGTLVVSGDRVYDMALRLRYSQKSLDSNLNLIVEEDLRQAIATALEHTPENETLHILPTYSAMLEVREVLTGRKIL; encoded by the coding sequence GTGGGAAACAAAATACAATTCATAGATAGGCTGCGATTGGGTTTCGCGGTGTCAGTGGCCAAGAGTGTGACCTTTATAGTGCGATGTCTTCGACGGGCTGCGCCTACGCTCCGTCTGGGTGCTGGTAGTGTATTACCAGGCGCAATCGCTCGTCGCATTGAACCCCGCCTTTTACAATTATTGAGTCAGCAAGTTAAAAACGGAGTGATTTTAATTGCTGGTACTAACGGCAAAACCACTACAGCCCTGCTTTTATGCACAATACTAGAACGCAAGGGGTTTCGTGTCACTCATAATTCTACAGGTGCAAATCTGGAAAATGGCTTGATGACGGCGCTGTTAGAAAGCACCAACTTACTAGGTACGCTAAATTCTGATTACGCCATTTTAGAAGTTGACGAAAATATTGTACCGAAAGTATTAGCGCCACTCCAGCCGCGAATCATTCTCTGTTTAAACTTGTTCCGCGACCAACTTGATAGGTACGGCGAAGTAGATACAATTAGTAAGCGTTGGACAAAAGTTATTTCTACCCTACCAGTAGAAACGGTGGTAATTCCTAATGCTGATGACCCAACATTATCTAACCTCGGTCAGCAGTTACCCCAACGAGTGTTATTCTTTGGCTTGAATGAACCAGAACATTATCTAGAAGCAATTCCTCACGCTGTTGATTCTATTTATTGTCCCAAATGTGGACATTCTCTAGATTACAAGGGTGTTTATTTGTCTCATTTGGGAGATTTTACTTGTCCTAAGTGTGGTTTCACTAAAAGTAAACCAACTCTGGAAAGTAGTGAATGGTCGCAAATTTTAGTTGGTTTGTACAATAAATATAATACTTTAGCTGCTACAACTGCCGCTATTGAGTTAGGAGTTGATGAAGTAACAATCAGAGATACTATTAATACCTTTCAAGCTGCTTTTGGTCGGGCTGAAGATTTAGTAATTAACGGTAAACGAGTGCGAATATTGTTATCAAAAAATCCTGTGGGAACGAATGAAACTATTCGCGTAGTTACTCAAAGCACAGATAAAACCACACTGCTGGTACTAAACGATCGCACGCCCGATGGTACTGATGTATCCTGGATTTGGGACGTAGATACCGAGAAATTAGTCGAACGCGGCGGGACTTTAGTCGTGAGTGGCGATCGCGTCTACGATATGGCACTACGTTTACGTTACAGCCAAAAGTCCCTTGATAGCAACTTAAATTTAATTGTCGAAGAAGATTTGCGACAAGCGATCGCTACTGCATTAGAGCATACACCAGAGAATGAAACTTTGCATATTCTACCTACCTACTCAGCCATGTTAGAAGTGCGAGAAGTTCTGACTGGTCGTAAAATTCTTTAA
- a CDS encoding thylakoid membrane photosystem I accumulation factor, producing MNSTKFLFLHKQITSWQRWLSKCLLLLVSLFIISMQPASAGLNNDLYDGNIFVVYAGNGSLVPPRQTLAQTLAEHKPVFLAFYLDDSSDSKRYAISISRVQEFYGRVAEIMPINVDTIPQKETYDPTEPGYYYAGSVPQVVVLNKSGEVVLNKKGQVPFEDIDDQFRIIFDLLPRTETAQLKRRAFNEFSSELAK from the coding sequence ATGAATAGCACAAAGTTTCTTTTTTTACATAAACAAATTACTAGCTGGCAAAGGTGGTTGTCCAAATGCCTGTTGTTGCTTGTAAGTCTTTTCATTATAAGTATGCAACCTGCATCTGCTGGTCTGAATAATGATTTATATGATGGCAACATCTTTGTTGTTTATGCTGGCAATGGTTCATTGGTTCCTCCCAGACAGACACTAGCACAGACTTTAGCGGAACATAAACCCGTATTTTTGGCTTTTTATCTGGATGATAGTAGCGATTCCAAAAGATATGCCATTTCCATTTCACGGGTACAGGAATTTTATGGTCGCGTAGCAGAGATTATGCCGATTAATGTAGATACTATCCCCCAGAAAGAGACCTACGACCCAACTGAACCAGGATATTACTATGCTGGAAGCGTTCCTCAAGTAGTGGTGTTAAATAAGTCAGGTGAAGTAGTTTTGAATAAAAAGGGTCAAGTACCTTTTGAAGATATAGACGATCAATTTCGTATAATCTTTGATTTATTACCACGCACTGAAACAGCACAGCTAAAGCGACGAGCCTTTAACGAGTTTAGTAGTGAGTTAGCTAAGTAA
- a CDS encoding type II toxin-antitoxin system HicA family toxin: protein MEADGWYLDRTKGSHRQFKHPDKPGVVTVPGKLSDDLAPGTLSSIWRQAQL, encoded by the coding sequence CTGGAAGCTGATGGTTGGTATCTTGATAGAACTAAAGGTAGTCATCGACAGTTCAAACATCCTGATAAACCCGGTGTGGTTACAGTTCCAGGTAAATTGTCTGACGACTTAGCCCCTGGTACTCTCAGTAGTATTTGGAGGCAAGCACAGTTATAA
- a CDS encoding type II toxin-antitoxin system HicB family antitoxin, whose amino-acid sequence MQYVVVIEKAEGNYSAYVPDLPGCVAVGETLEEVKQMIAEAIEFHIEGMLEDGLPIPKPTSIAHEVEVANYSKI is encoded by the coding sequence ATGCAGTATGTAGTGGTGATTGAAAAGGCTGAAGGTAATTACTCTGCTTATGTTCCTGATTTACCAGGTTGTGTAGCTGTGGGTGAAACTTTAGAAGAAGTCAAGCAAATGATTGCAGAAGCTATTGAATTTCATATTGAAGGAATGCTAGAAGATGGTTTACCTATTCCTAAACCTACAAGCATTGCTCATGAGGTTGAAGTTGCAAACTACAGCAAAATATAA